The following is a genomic window from Cardinium endosymbiont of Dermatophagoides farinae.
CCCTATAGCTTATGGAAAATATTTAGGGGCTAAAAAAAAGCTATTAGAAATAGCTAATAGAATGTTGATACTTGGATATAAAAAGGAAAAAATAGTAGAGGTAACTGGAATGTTTTACTCAAAAATAGAAGAATTAGAAAATAATTTAAAAGGTAAAAATAAAAGTAAGAAATTATGATTTCTTTAAAAAATTACTATATTATATAATATAAAAAAATTATATAAATATGGAAGATAAAATTAAAATAATTGTATCAAAACTAGTTAAAGAAGGAATTGATATGAATGCTTTTCTGAAAATATCTGCGTTTTCTATACAAGAAAAAATAGAAGAAGCTATTAGAGTATATTGTGAGCCAATGAAAAAGTCAAGACATATAAGAAAAGAACTAAAATATTAGTGATATACCATTGATGTTAACCTTTTATTTTTTTCTAGCTTTATTTCTATTTCAGTTACTTTACTTGTTGAAAATCAGTAGAATTTGTGTTAATGACCGATACTTGAAATGGGCAGTTGATTTAGAATTCTATTCAGGATTTGGGTGCTATACTCGCCTGATTTTAGTAGTTTCTATTTGTTTTCTAGCATGGGATAGATTAAAGCTATTTTTATCAAAATCTTTCTGTAAAAAAAATGGTTTTGTATCTACAGTATTATTATTTTTATGGTTACTGTTTACCTTTTATTTTATATTTTTTGAAAGAATATATATCTATTTATCCAGGTATGATTTTATAAAATCACGCGAATGGTTAATACCTTATCTATTTATACTGTTTTTTACTGCTTTTGCACTTCCATTTTGGTTTTATAGAGATATAAAACCTTCTATAAAAAAAGACAAAAATTTAATTATTAGTCCTAAATTTTATGATAAAAAGTCATCTTTTAGTATTGCTTTACCTACTAAAAATGGTCTATTGCTCATCAATAATCCTCAGAGAGGAATTTATATACTAGGGGGTCTTGGAAGTGGTAAAACCAGATATATTTTAGAGCCAATATTATATGAAATGATCCAAAAAGGTTATTGTGGACTTGTATATGATTATGATTTTGAAGGAAATCCAATAGATCCAAAAATAAGCTATTGCCTGTCTAAATTTGTATATAATTGTTATTTAAAATTACCAGAAAAGGACAGGAAAAATGTTGCTTTTAAGACGATTAACTTCACAGATCTCAACAAGAGTAGTCGCATCAATCCTATTGATCCTATATACATATCGAATAGAGCCTATTTAGAAGAATATGTAACCGTATTTTTAAAAAATCTTAATCCTGGAGGGAAAGATGATTTTTGGTACTTAAGTACTAAGTCTCTTCTAAAAGGCATTATCGTTTACTTATCTAATCAGGCAAAAAGTTGTTGTACGTTGCCACATGTAGTAACGTTAGCTACTAAGCCTATTGATAAAATATTAGGTTTAATAGAAAAAGACTCAGAAGCCTATTCCTATGCAAGTTCCATATTTGATGCTTATAAAGGCGGAGATAAATCATCAGGTCAACTAATAGGTATCATAGCAAGCTTTAAAACGAGCTTACAACCACTGATTGATAAGAACCTATTTTGGGTATTGAGTAAAAATGAAATACAACTAACTATCAACGATAATATTGCTCCAACCATACTCTGTATAGGCAACTTCCCACCTTCCAAATCAGCTTTCAGTCCAGTTATATCTCTATTGATTACCATATGTTTTAAATCCATGTATGGGCACAATAGAACGAAGGGTTTTGTAGCTATAGATGAGCTACCTACCTTATACATCCCAGGTCTTGCAGAAGTTCCAGCTACGGCAAGAAAATACGGTATTAGTACTATTTCTTGCATACAATCGAATGCCCAATTAGAAGATACCTATAGCAGTATAGGTGCTAAAAAGATACAAGGTACCCTAAGCAATCAATTTATGGGCAACTGTTGTGTGGAGTCTTCTAGATATGCCAGTTCTATTTTTGGAAAGGAAGAACATACGATCAAGTCTACAAGTTCTTCAGAAACCTGTCACAGTAATACTCAAGGTCATCATACTACGCATGGTGAAAATATCACTATACATGAACAAGAGTTGATCAAACCTAATGAGTTTTCAAGTTTTGGTGTGGGATTTTTTGCGGGGAAAGTAGTAGAAAGTGATAGCGTATTTTTTCAAGAACAATTTAAGAATGTGTTGTCCTATGACAAAAACTTTAAAGATGAGTTGTTAAAAGATTTACCAGATGTTACAAAGGTTAGTAATGAAGATATTCTAGACAATCAAAGGAAAATAGAAAAAGATATAGATTTACTTTTGGAGTATATGTAGATATATAATTTTTTAGTTAAAAATTTTTGTATGTTTTAAAATAATTTCATATATTTTTGCTATATTTATAAATATAGCAAAAATATATGAAATTATCATTATATTATTTATGTTTTTTAGTTTGTAGTTGTTTGGCTACTACTTGTGGAAAAACAGAGGTTAAACCAAAAGTTGAGCATAATCAGCTGAATCAAAAGAAAGATTCTGATAAGGAGGATTTGAATATCAATGAAATAGATGATGGTAATCTTCCTCCTTTATATAAGTCGGTTCATTTTGGTGACTTAAAAGAAGTACGTCGCTTATTGGAATTAGGCATCGATCCAAATGTTATCTATAAAGGCAACTATCCTATTGAGGTAGCTGTTCGTAAAAGAAACAAAGCAATGGTCTCTTTTTATTACTCTTTCATGGAGCTAAAATCATCTTTCAAGAAGATGGAAGGTCAAAGGTTTTGGACTATGTGCGATATGAAAAAGATGATGTATCCAGAGAGATATATGATCTCTTAGTTTCTAACCTGCCTCCAGATGAGGCTGCTAAGTTAGACCTAGAGTGGCAAAAAGATATTAATGAAGTTAATAAAAGAAGTACGCTTTTGTTACAAGCTGTTAGAAAAAATGATTTAAAAAAGGCGAGAAAACTTTTAAAGTTAGGCGCTAATCCGAATATAGCTAATGTAAGTAACAATCCTATTAATGTAGCTGTTCTTTCGGAAAACAAAGCAATGGTCTCATTGTTACTATCGTATGGAGCAGAGGTAATATTTGAAAAGGATGGCAATTCAAGTATTTTAAATTCTTTAAGGGTTAAGACCAATCAAGAAATCCTTGATGTAATTCTATGTCATTTTGCTGATATAGATAAGAAAGATTCAGTGGGCTTAACTCCTATTCACTGGGCATGTAGAGATGGTCACCTGAATGTAGTAAAACATATTTTAGATAAATCACCTTCTCTGGTTCACAATACAGATAATCCTTATAAATTCACACCGCTTCATTGGGCTTCCAGACGAGGGTCCAAAGAGATCGTTGAACTGCTTATTGCTAAAGGTGCCAGTAAAACTGCTAAAAGCAAGAGTGGCTTTACACCTTTGATGTTGGCTATAGCCAATAAGCATGAAGCTTTGGAAGGTATCCTTTCCCCAGATGGTTTTTCAAGGCATTCAAAATTGGTAAACAAAGCTTGGCAGTGTAGTATCTGTATAGAAGGCGTACAGGATTCTAGGGATAAAATATTTCCTGTTATCCCGTTGGATTGTGGTCATAAGTTCCACTTCAGGTGCATTACACAAAATGTATTGAGCCAACACCAAAATCATAGAACCATTAACTGTCCTAATTGCCGTGGTAGTCTATCAGCAGATATGATTCAAAAAATAGTTTCTAGTGCTACTACTCCAACCATGAGTGCATTCAGTACGTTAAATGCAGTTAAGCAAAAAGATATGCCAAAGTTAAAGTTTTTATTAGAAAAAGGTGGCAATCCAAATGAGTCAACCGTTACCAATTCGGCTTTAGAAGAAGCAGTTCGTCAGTCTAATTATGAGATGGTCTCCTTGTTATTAGACTATGGTGCTGATCCTACATACCAAGACCCTGTAACAAATAATACTCCTCTGTATCATGCAGCAGATAATATGCTTTTTGAAAGAACTAGTCAGGATGTATCTGATAAGATATTCATAGCTCTTATTAAGCATGGTGCTAAGGTAAATATGCAACGATTAGGGTCCGATATCCGTGAAACACCTAGAGATTGTGTGTGTATGTTTGATGATCCTTTATTTGTCCTAACAGAAGCTGTCGGAATTCGTTCAGGCTACTTTGAGGATATTAAACCTGCTTTTGGATTATCAAGAAGTGAAATTAAAGAAAAGATTTTATTTGGTAGGGAGTTAGAGCCGAGAGGATATCATGCAAAGCTGTAACAATTGCATTTAATCTAATATTGTCATGTTTAAACAGAAAATAATCATAAGTCTGGTTGCTTTTTTAGGTTTGACTTTTAGTGTATTTGGTAAACCTAGTAGTGTTTATGTTTTGCAAAGGCCTATTCATACCCATGGTTGCCATGGTATGGAAGTGAGCTATGGTATGTCACATAAAATTCATGGGGTTTCTGCAGGATATGCATATCACATTAATGAAATATGGCATATGAAATTATCTGGTGGATTTTCTAACAAAAACCTATTAACGGTATACAATACTTACCACTATAACTTGTTCAATCATTACGAATCTACCTTTCTGAATTGTTTATTAGGATGTCAAGGGAGCTATGAGTTCCATCATGCTTGTTGGGAGTATTGTTCTAAACGTTTTAATATAGTCGCCCAATTAGGTTTAGAGTTAGAAAAATATATCACGGATTATTTGCTGTTGATATTACTAGCAGAGACGCCTATTTCCTTTTTGGATAAAGATGATGTTTTTAATTATCGATTTTCGGCAGGATTACGTATTACCTTTTAAAAAATGGCTATTGATCTAACCGAAACAGTGATGTAGCAAGTAGTTTTGCTATGTACTATCAACTCAATATAACGAATATATGGTTAATTAATGAAAATGAGAACTAAAATGAGAAAAATAGCATCCCAATCATTTATTGCTGCTTCTTTATTTTTTTGGTCTTGTACAGTGGCCTTTAGACAGCAATTTGCCGACGATATCATTTGGATACCAAAGCATGAATATGCCTTATTGCCAAAAAAAGGTGTAGCACCTGTTTTAGCGGAGAAAGTTCCTGTAATCTTGAGTATTAAATTTGACGACACATGGAATAACGATAGATCCAATAAACCTAAATCTCCACACAGATATGAAAAATGAAATGTTAATCCAGAGGTGATCCAATTTCGTATTAAGGGTATCAGGGTTGAAGGTGGCGAAGGAAAATTGTTCAAGCGTGTTGAAATAGATGGCAACGCTTCTATAGGTGAGTCCTTTAAAGTGGGGAGCATAGTCCAACATGGTGATACGCATCTATACTATGTTCCTAATGAAAAAGACACTTGTCATATCCATAAGGTCAGTATTGATGCTGTTATATTGACTTGTGATTTTAACAGAGAGGGAGGGGATCCTATAACATGCTCGTTAAGGCTAGATGAACCTCCATACGCTTTAAAGGCTGGTACAAATGTCAAGGTTGCTTATGTAGAAGACAAAGATGGTACACCTATTCATATTAATATCACTTCAGATAACGTATTGGCATCTTCGCAAAAATATAGATTGGTTAAGTGGTGTGTAACAGATGGAAAAGGATCTATGTATGTAGATACAGGATCATGCAAAAAACCAATATGTAGCAATGAACCGATTAAATTTGGTAATAATACCCTTTTTTACGCCCCAAAACCTGGTAGTGATGGAAATCATACCATTCATTTAACAGTAGGCAATACTAAAGGTGATACCGCACAAGACTATTTTTTTTCTGTTAAAGTTCAAGACCATAGAATTGAAAACTTTACAGCTGAACTTTCTCTTGTTTCAGAAGAAACACCTCTCTTACCGTTTAAAGATAGGGTATGTAAACTCAAGATCTGTCCATTAACTGATGCAGGTAAGGTGCTTAATTACCATATCAAGGCCATTAAACTGAATGGAGGTAAGTTTATCCTAGGAAAGATGAAATGATATCAAATACGCCTTTAACAGTAGGCGTCAATACTTTAATGTTTAATCCATGTGGTTTTGTTGGGGATTTAGAGCCTAGCATCACAATAATCAATGAAAAGGGAGATGAACGTGAAGTGACCTTTAAGCAGCCATTTGTTGTCAAGGATCCTGACTTTAAAGTAGTTGCTAGTCTAGAAGGTAGTATTGAGAATGGTATGGATAACAGACATATCAACTTAAAGGTTATTGCTCCTTTTAATACTACAAGTGATAAGTTTATTTTGTCAAATTATCGTCTATCAGGCGGTATAGAAGGTGATTTACTAAAAATAACAGGCCAACCTATTGATCTTAGTGGTATGCTTTCAGTGGGAGATAGTGCATTTAGATTTAGGTTAGGTGAACTAGATACGTTTATGGATAAGATTGATGGTGTCCCAAGGATTTGTTTTGATATTACTTATCCAGATGGCACAAATCATGAAACAGAAGCTGTAGATTTATCTATTTTCTTATTTGAAGCATTGGCCTCTAAGATAGAGTCATTATCTGAAGATAGTAAATCGCTTTATAAACCTATTGTTCAGGACTATAGTTTAAATCCAGAATCAGCCTTTCAAAATTTACAAGCTATAGAACCAGATTGGTATAATAGACAATCTAACCTACATAATATACTGGTCTATATGCAGCATGATACGGCTGTTTCTCGTTAAGTTTCGGACGTACTTAATAATCTACAGACTCTTAAACAAGACACTAAAGATAGAGTAAAGACTAGAGTAT
Proteins encoded in this region:
- a CDS encoding ankyrin repeat domain-containing protein → MRYEKDDVSREIYDLLVSNLPPDEAAKLDLEWQKDINEVNKRSTLLLQAVRKNDLKKARKLLKLGANPNIANVSNNPINVAVLSENKAMVSLLLSYGAEVIFEKDGNSSILNSLRVKTNQEILDVILCHFADIDKKDSVGLTPIHWACRDGHLNVVKHILDKSPSLVHNTDNPYKFTPLHWASRRGSKEIVELLIAKGASKTAKSKSGFTPLMLAIANKHEALEGILSPDGFSRHSKLVNKAWQCSICIEGVQDSRDKIFPVIPLDCGHKFHFRCITQNVLSQHQNHRTINCPNCRGSLSADMIQKIVSSATTPTMSAFSTLNAVKQKDMPKLKFLLEKGGNPNESTVTNSALEEAVRQSNYEMVSLLLDYGADPTYQDPVTNNTPLYHAADNMLFERTSQDVSDKIFIALIKHGAKVNMQRLGSDIRETPRDCVCMFDDPLFVLTEAVGIRSGYFEDIKPAFGLSRSEIKEKILFGRELEPRGYHAKL
- a CDS encoding type IV secretory system conjugative DNA transfer family protein — its product is MKISRICVNDRYLKWAVDLEFYSGFGCYTRLILVVSICFLAWDRLKLFLSKSFCKKNGFVSTVLLFLWLLFTFYFIFFERIYIYLSRYDFIKSREWLIPYLFILFFTAFALPFWFYRDIKPSIKKDKNLIISPKFYDKKSSFSIALPTKNGLLLINNPQRGIYILGGLGSGKTRYILEPILYEMIQKGYCGLVYDYDFEGNPIDPKISYCLSKFVYNCYLKLPEKDRKNVAFKTINFTDLNKSSRINPIDPIYISNRAYLEEYVTVFLKNLNPGGKDDFWYLSTKSLLKGIIVYLSNQAKSCCTLPHVVTLATKPIDKILGLIEKDSEAYSYASSIFDAYKGGDKSSGQLIGIIASFKTSLQPLIDKNLFWVLSKNEIQLTINDNIAPTILCIGNFPPSKSAFSPVISLLITICFKSMYGHNRTKGFVAIDELPTLYIPGLAEVPATARKYGISTISCIQSNAQLEDTYSSIGAKKIQGTLSNQFMGNCCVESSRYASSIFGKEEHTIKSTSSSETCHSNTQGHHTTHGENITIHEQELIKPNEFSSFGVGFFAGKVVESDSVFFQEQFKNVLSYDKNFKDELLKDLPDVTKVSNEDILDNQRKIEKDIDLLLEYM